A stretch of Pomacea canaliculata isolate SZHN2017 linkage group LG6, ASM307304v1, whole genome shotgun sequence DNA encodes these proteins:
- the LOC112567017 gene encoding LOW QUALITY PROTEIN: palmitoleoyl-protein carboxylesterase notum1a-like (The sequence of the model RefSeq protein was modified relative to this genomic sequence to represent the inferred CDS: deleted 2 bases in 1 codon), giving the protein MQQATQVYRKLQALTSDSKRNSSSMDSKYQHQHHGVKRALHVLRVMYMLTLCILTPRPSTAQRGRGDASDVTLGTQRLGRMDSKAQVLLQEMTSPTRACGETDMALMRRKRLRHPSITCNDGSSAGYYIRKSRGSSKWIVFLEGGWFCFDRASCIERRLMMPDYMSSLKWPRHRKGTGILSWDPQENPHYFHSNMVLIPYCSSDSWSGTKNRTKGEEFAFMGSIIEEVIQKLMKKGLRKARKLLVAGSSAGGTGVLVNIDHIAEIVRSRAPQVEVRGLVDAGWFLDKDPAQGHVCLSAHSCPALVSIQRGIKMWEPRLPKDCQAKYPTEIWRCYFGHRFYHMLKTPVYIIQNLYDAAQIKVDNILDENNGGDFNAKWQYLLKLGEEVKATLENASAVFAPACISHDVLLNSKWHKLSIDGVTLSQSIYCWEENGAFTFSNCQHANIAGVQNNRLQTSGTSRNDTPLADSPPAGESKKKGKKKNRKKMNRKNWRRNKNQGHSSDTDRSRREAERGSRCKKHLLDRCPWPHCNCSCLRCCWPDTMNEVNQYFMKNLASAMDIDPVKMQNMHLCGY; this is encoded by the exons ATGCAGCAGGCGACTCAAGTCTACAGGAAGCTGCAGGCACTGACTAGTGACAGCAAGCGAAA cagcagcagcatggaCAGCAAGTATCAGCATCAGCACCATGGCGTCAAACGAGCGCTGCACGTGCTACGCGTGATGTACATGCTGACGCTTTGCATTCTGACGCCCAGGCCGTCGACGGCACAGCGGGGACGGGGTgacgccagtgacgtcacgcttggCACGCAGAGACTGGGTCGGATGGACAGCAAAGCGCAAGTGCTGCTGCAGGAGATGACCTCCCCGACCCGCGCCTGCGGCGAGACGGACATGGCGCTGATGCGACGTAAGCGACTGCGGCATCCCAGCATCACCTGCAACGACGGCAGCAGCGCCGG gtacTACATACGCAAATCGCGCGGGAGCTCCAAGTGGATTGTCTTCCTGGAAG GAGGCTGGTTTTGCTTTGACAGAGCCAGCTGCATAGAGCGCCGACTTATGATGCCCGACTATATGAGCTCTCTCAAGTGGCCCCGCCACAGAAAAG GTACAGGAATTCTTTCTTGGGATCCACAGGAGAATCCACATTACTTTCATTCAAATATGGT GTTAATTCCTTACTGTTCAAGTGATTCCTGGAGTGGAACAAAGAATCGAACAAAAG GTGAGGAGTTTGCTTTTATGGGGTCC ATTATTGAGGAGGTGATTCAGAAACTAATGAAGAAGGGACTTCGCAAAGCCAGGAAGCTGCTTGTGGCTGGAAGCAG TGCTGGTGGAACTGGTGTCCTTGTCAACATAGACCACATAGCAGAGATTGTGCGAAGTCGAGCCCCGCAGGTGGAGGTACGAGGTCTAGTAGATGCTGGGTGGTTTTTAGACAAAGACCCAGCTCAAGGCCACGTTTGTCTTAGTGCCCACAGCTGTCCTGCCCTCGTCAGCATTCAGCGAGGTATCAA AATGTGGGAGCCACGTCTACCGAAAGATTGCCAAGCCAAGTACCCGACAGAAATATGGCGCTGCTACTTTGGACATAGATTCTATCATATGTTAAAGA CTCCTGTGTACATCATACAGAATCTTTATGATGCTGCTCAGATTAAAGTGGACAACATTTTAGATGAGAATAATGGAGGAGACTTCAACGCGAAATGGCAGTATCTCCTGAAGTTGGGGGAAGAAGTCAAGGCCACACTTGAAAATGctag tgctgTGTTTGCACCTGCCTGCATATCCCACGATGTCCTGTTAAACAG TAAGTGGCACAAGCTGTCTATCGATGGAGTGACCCTATCCCAGTCCATTTACTGCTGGGAAGAAAATGGTGCCTTCACATTTTCCAACTGCCAACATGCCAACATTGCTGGTGTGCAAAATAATAG GTTACAAACAAGTGGGACATCTCGTAATGATACACCACTGGCAGATTCACCACCTGCAGGGGAGTccaaaaagaaagggaaaaagaaaaacagaaagaagatgAATAGAAAGAActggagaagaaacaaaaaccaag GACATTCATCAGATACTGATAGAAGCCGACGAGAAGCAGAGAGAGGATCCAGGTGTAAGAAGCACTTGCTGGATCGCTGCCCTTGGCCCCATTGCAACTGTTCGTGTCTGCGTTGCTGCTGGCCGGACACAATGAATGAAGTGAACCAATACTTCATGAAAAATCTTGCATCTGCCATGGACATAGATCCTGTTAAGATGCAGAACATGCATCTGTGTGGCTATTAG
- the LOC112566373 gene encoding uncharacterized protein LOC112566373, translating into MSRKTANRMLEEKMAELKKKIIGELENVEHVCITADCWTAHRRSFLGVTCHFLEGYERKSFALACKRVKGSHTHDVLATQLNSILREYKIQNKVVRIVTDNASNFVKAFRVFGQDQSPEDSDSDEEEENITSVEFLPGESTSVVLPPHQRCAAHTLNLVASKDSEAALQDGAFRTASRSLFAKAQAVWNKQSRVVSAAESIQEATGRQMIIPNQNPLEFYV; encoded by the exons atgagcaggaaaacggcgaacagaatgttggag gaaaagatggctgagctgaagaagaaaattatcggTGAACTGGAGAATGTGGAGCATGTATGCATCACTGCAGATTGCTGGACTGCTCATCGAAG GTCATTCTTGGGAGTTACCTGCCATTTTTTGGAAGGCTATGAAAGAAAATCCTTTGCATTGGCCTGCAAAAGAGTGAAAGGTTCGCACACCCATGATGTCCTAGCCACGCAGCTCAACTCCATCCTGAGAGAGTACAAGATCCAGAACAAAGTTGTTCGCATTGTGACGGACAACGCATCAAACTTCGTGAAAGCTTtcag gGTGTTTGGTCAGGATCAGTCACCAGAAGACTCAGAcagtgatgaggaagaggagaacaTCACTTCTGTGGAGTTCCTGCCAGGGGAATCAACATCTGTTGTACTGCCCCCTCACCAGCGTTGTGCGGCCCACACGCTTAACCTGGTCGCAAGCAAGGACAGTGAGGCTGCCCTTCAGGACGGTGCATTCCGAACTGCCAGCAGATCCCTGTTTGCAAAAGCTCAAGCTGTCTGGAATAAGCAGTCCAGAGTTGTGTCTGCTGCAG AGAGCATTCAAGAGGCTACGGGACGGCAGATGATCATTCCAAACCAAAACCCGCTGGAATTCTACGTATGA